ACATTGAAAGAAGTTCTTACAGGAATTCTTTTCATGGTAGGAATGTCCTGGATATATGGCCTAACTCTTGGATTTTTCCCTACTGTTTTAGCATTAGGAAAACAGTTTGTTTTTCCACAAACTCTTTATGTTGTAATAATAGCACTAACTGCAGCAGTAATTGGATATCTTTCTTCAGGTTTTGTAAGTGATTATATCGGTAGAAGAAGAACTGTCATAACATTTTCATTAATAGCAATCATAATTTCATTGTTTGCAACTCAAATCATCTCAAAAACAACTAACTTTACATATTGTGCTGTATTTGCAAGCATATTAGGTTTTTTTTCTGCTGGACTATATGGAGTCACACCCACTTACTTATCTGAAAGATTTTCTACACACATTAGAAGCACCGCTGTAGGCATCTCTTTTAACTTTGGCTTTATATTCGGAAATTGGGGAACAGCCATTCTATTATTTTTTACTAAAATAACATATCCTAACTTCCCTATTATGTGGAGTGCTTTTATAATATTTGGAGAAGTTCTTGTTATGCTTTCAGCTTTACTATCAAAGGAGACAAAAGATATTGAATTACATTAGTTTGTTGTTATGGATTTCGACGTTATAGTTGTAGGAGGCGGAAATGCAGGCCTTTGCGCTGCAATGAGCGCAAAAGAAAACGGCGCAAAGGTTTTATTATTAGAAAGATCCCCAATATTTTATAGAGGAGGAAATAGCCGCCATACAAGAGATATAAGATATGCACACGATAAACCTAATAGATACACTCTTGGTTCATATACAGCAGAGAATTTTTATAATGATTTGCTCGATGTAACAAAGGGCGAAACAAACAAAGAATTAGCAAGATTTTTTGTAGAAAAATCTCAAGATATTATTCTCTGGATGCAAAATCACGGATGCAAATTCCAACCAACAATAAAAGGCGCACTTCATTTATCAAACAGCGTTGCATTCTTTAGTGGTGGGGGGAAATCGCTTGTCAATAATTATTATCAATATTGTAAAAAAATAGGTGTAAAAATTATCTACAATGCATTTGTAGTCGATTTGAAGTTTAAAAACGAAAAATTCTATTCTGTTGTGGTTAACTACAAACATAGCCTTCATGAAATTACCGCAAAGAGCGTGGTGCTTGCATGTGGCGGATTTCAGAGTAATATGGAACAACTAAAAAAAATTTGGGGAGACAAAGCAAAAAATATAATAATTAGAGGCACACCATATGATGAGGGAAATATTTTCAAAGTTTTAATAGAAAACGATGCAATGCCCATTGGAGATCCAAAAAATGCTCATATGTTAGCATTGGACGCAAGAGCACCCAAATTTGATGGTGGTATAGTAACCAGGTTAGACTGTATACCCTTTGGTATAGTTGTAAATAAAAATTCTGAAAGGTTCTACGATGAAGGAGAAGACATTTGGCCAAAAAGATATGCAATTTGGGGACATATATTAATTAACCAACCTGATCAGATTGGATATGCAATTTTTGATTCTAAAGTATTAAATCTTTTTATGCCTTCCGCTTTTCCTGCATTTAGTGCCCACTCTCTAGAAGAACTTTCTAGAAAACTAGGTCTTAATTCATACAAATTAATAGAAACTATAGCAAATTATAATAATCATTTATCATTAGGAAAATTCGATCCATCTATTTTGGATGATTGCAAAACTATTAATTTAGAGCCACCCAAGAGCCATTGGGCACTTCCAATTGATAATCCACCATTTTATGCATATCCATTAAAACCTGGCATTACCTTTACCTATTTTTCTGTTAAAGTGAACAAAAACGCACAGGTTTTGAAAACTAACGGCGAGCCTTTTGAAAACGTTTTTGCTGCAGGAGAAATTATGTCTGGAAATATATTGAGCAAGGGATATATGGCAGGAACAGGTTTGACTATTGGTACTGTTTTTGGTATTACAGCTGGGAGAGAGGCTGCAAATGTTCGATAAAAATTTTGAGGATGCAAGATTTTCACTAAATATTTGCAACGCTTGTAGATATTGCGAAAACATTTGCCCTGTTTTCAAAGCAATAGAATTGAGAAGAACCTTTTCTGACAATGACATAATCTATCTGGCGAATCTTTGTCACGACTGTAGGGGATGCTACTACGCATGCCAATTCGCTCCACCCCATACTTTTGATATAAATATTCCAAAAATTTTTGGAACGCTCAGATTAGAAACCTATAAAAAACATAAAAGTTCAAGCTTCTTAAGAGAGATTATTGAAAAACCGCATTTTTTCAGTATTGCTATCTTTATAGTCTCGTTTCTTTTTTATACCATTTCGTCAATAATCTATACAAAGAAATTGAGATTAATAGGTCTCGTTGAACAAAACGCTTCATTTTATAGTATTTTACCTGAAAACTTTTTAATTATCACAATGCTTATTCCATTCGTCATATCATTAACCATCTACATAAAAAACTTTATTGACTATTGCGATTACATTGGTATAAAGAAAGGTGATTTCCTTAAACTCTTTATCCATATTAGATCATTAAAGAGCGTAATTTTATTAGAATTCCTTGATGGAGGAGGCTTTGGTTGCAATTATCCGAATGAAGAATACAGCCTTTCAAGAAGGATTTACCACCAATTTGTATTGTTTGGATTCAAAATAATGTTCATATCTACTTTAATAGCTGCATTTATGAGTCATATTTTAAACACTTCTCCACCATATACTTTTACCAGCTTGCCAGTAGTATTTGGCACTATTGGCGGAGCATTATTGCTTTTAGGACTAACTGGACTGCTATATTTAAGAACTAAAATGGACAGGATACCCTATAACGAAAATACAAATGCAATGGATATTAATTTTATAACGATATTATTTCTGTCCGTTCTAACTGGTTTTCTAGTTTTACTTTTCAGATCTACAATATTTATGCCTATTTTATTAATAATTCATTTAAGCATCGTCATAACCTTCTTTATAATGCTCCCCTTTAGCAAATTGCAGCATGCTGTCTTCAGGTATGTGTCAATATATAAGTATTTTTCTGAAATGAATAAATAACTTTCGACTATTAATGTGAGGAGCCTCTTCATCCAAGCGATATGATTCCAGGTTTGCGTTCTGTAGCCACATGGAAAAATCTAAGAGGACACCCTATATCAGCATTCAAAAATTTAAGGAATTTGGGTACAAATTTGTAATCTTTCCAGTAACCGCCCTAAGGCTTTCAAACAAGGCTGTCTTAGAAGGATTTGAAAATATCTTTAGAGATGGCACTCAACAGGATCTAATTCCCAAAATGCAAACAAGACAAAAATTATATGAACTGATTAAATATAAAAAATACGAAAATCTCAATAAAGAAATATAAAAGCATAAAGCCCTTCAAATCTCAAATTTACTTTGGATCTATTGAAGGACTTTATATATTTTTTCACTTAAAGGCTTATTTAATTTCCTCTAGTTTTCTACCAGTACTCTTTGGCCCAAGGAAATATAGATCTAAAACAAGAATTATTATAAAAAACCATAAAACTAAAAAAGCTCCACCTATGCCATATTCTTTATAAATAACCGTTCCAATAAATGTGGGTAAAATTGCAGAGCTTAATCTGCTTAACGCATAAGAGGTTCCTGTAGCACTTGCCCTAATATGGGTTGGAAAAATTTCTGCATTATATTGATGATAAAAATTCGACATATTCCAAAGAGAGAAAGTTGTAAGAAAGCCCATAAACAATGCTAAATAAATATTTCCTGAGAATGCAAACATGACTCCAAATATCCCTACAGCAATAATAGATATGATTAAGCCATATTTTCTTTCAATCTTGTCTATTACAAAGATATTAAAAATACTGCCAATTAAAAATCCTGAGTAAACTACAAAAGTAAAAGCAAATATCTGGTTAAGGTTTATCCCTCTACTTCCCAAAAATAATGGTACTAATGCAGTAAAACCATAAAAAAGAGCAGATTGAAAAAACATAAAAATAAACATCATAATTGTTTTTTCTACTACACCAGGCTTAAAAAGGTCAGAATATCTAGATTTTTCCTCTTTAGCTTCAGCTCTTATCTCTGGTTCTGGCAAAGAATCTAAATTTTTCTCTTTCATGATATCGTTTTCAATCTTTGTCAAAATCTTATCAGCTTCTGTATATTTACCCTTACTAACCAGCCACCTCGGAGATTCGATCATCTTAAATCTAGCAATCCAAACTACCAAGGCACCAACCCCTGCAAACAACAGAAATACTCTCCAAGCATCATGTGGCATATTTTTTTCTAAAATCGTCGCAAGCAAAGCACCAATAGGAGCAGAAGTTACAACAACAGTATAAGCTAAAGCAAGTCTTTTGCCTCTTGTTTTTCTTGGCATAACTTCGCTTATGAATGTATCCATCAAGACACCTTCAGCACCTATTCCCATTCCCGCAATAAATATCAATATTAAGATAATGTTAAGATCGTTGAGAAATGCAGCAACAATTAAAGGAATACCAAATATCAATAAGTTAAAAAAATACATTGTTCTCCTACCAAAAATATCAGCAAGCCTCCCTAGTATAATAGCTCCAAAGAGCATACCAAAAAAAGCATAAGAAATTAGTATTATAGGACCCTTTCCTGATGGATAACCAAAACCAATACCAATCAACGCTACAAGAATGCCTAGACCTAATAAAATGAGTGTATCAAACCATTCTCCAGCAGTTATCATCCACAAAAAATTCCAGTGAAAGCTGCCCATAGGAAGTCTTTCAAGTCTAGCAGCGATGCTTGATTTTGAATTTTTTTCTTCTAGTTTCAAGTTGTTTTCCCCCATCTTAACCTCCTTAAATTTTTAAATAAAAGTATTTAAAAAAGCCTATTTATTACTCTTAATTTTAAATCTATAATTTTTCTTGTCAACAAAAAAACCTACAACTAAGAATAAGAAAATAACTGATTATAGATAAAAGCTGCTAATTTAATAAAGAAGAAATTAAAAATTATTAACTTATAAAAGATTTTTCAGAATTTATATAACTTATTCTTTCAAGACTCCATTTGCCCGCGCCCAAAATTATTAATTTCTTTTCATGATATGATAGCAAACTTGACCTATGACCCACGCTAATCACAGCGCTATTGGACAACTCATTTTTCAGCTTATCATACAACATCCTTTCAGATTTTTCATCAAGAGCGCTTGTGGCTTCATCCATAAAAACCCATTCGGGTTTTTGCAAAAAAATCCTTCCGAATGCAAGATATTGTTGTTCACCAAGTGAAAGAATTTGCGACCACATATTAACTTCTGATATATGATTTATCAAATGTTTTAAATTTAAACTTATAAGCAGATCCTTTATTTTATCATCACTAACATCTGGATCGCCATTTGGATATATCAAGACATCCCTTAAAGAACCTATAGGCAAATACGGCTTTTGGGGCAGAAAAAGAAGCTTATCTTTTGGCGGAAGAAAAATTTTTCCTTCTCCAAATGGCCACAACCCAGCTAAAGTTCTTATTAACGTACTTTTTCCTATACCAGAACTACCAACTATAAGGAGCCGTTCAGATCTATTTAATGATAAATTTAGTTGATTTATTAATGGAGTTTTGTTGTCAGGCAAAAGTATAGAAAGATTTTCTACCCTAAGATTTTCTGATTCTTTGATTAATATTCTATTATTTTTTTGTTGGAGTTCTTCAATAAAGCTAATATTATGTTCAAATGTCCTTAACCTATCAGCAACTGCATGCCAATTAGCAAGAGATGGATAACTGTTTACTATATAAGACAAGGAAGACTGAACCTGCCCAAATGCCTGTGCAATCTGCATAAGTGCACCTAATTGAATCTCTCTAGCAAAAAATCTTGGAGACGCTACAAGTATTGGAAAGATTATCGCTATTTGATTATATCCAGAAGTAAACCAACCAAGCATCTTTTGCCTAACCATTATTTTCCAGTAGTTTTCAAATACGTCAAAAAAGTTCGTCATAAGATGTTTGTGTTCCCTTTTTTCCCCGCCATAAAGTGCCACGCTTTCGCTATTCTCACGAATTCGAACCATACTGAATCTGAAATTCGCTTCGTACATTTGTTGTTTAAAGTTCAAATCTATCAGAGGCTTCCCAATTACAGCAGTTATCCAAGTACCAAAAATAGCATAAAAAATAGCTGCCCAAACCATATAACCAGGTACAACAACTTCATATCCAAAAATTCCAAAAGAAAGTGGCCCAGATATTGCCCACAATATTCCAACAAATGATGCAAGAGTAACAACAGAATTAAGTAGTCCTAAAGATAAATTTAGCGTTTGAGAAACAAACAAATTTAAATCTTCACTAATACGTTGATCTGGATTATCGGTAGAATTATTGAAAACCTGTAGATGATAATAAATCTTTTTATCCAGCCATTTTTTTAAAAATTTATCAGTAAGCCACTTTCTCCATTTGATCTGAAGCATTTGATTTAAATATAAAGAATATACTGCAGCTACAATATAAAAAAAAGCCAGTATACAAAATTGAATAATAGCTACCCAGAAAGCTTGAGCGTTCAGTTCTTGAAGGGCATTATAAAATTCGTTATACCATAAATTTATAAGAACGTTTATGAAAACTAAAAATAAATTTAAAAAGATTATTATTATTAAAAGAAGCCACGCAATCTTCTTTTCTTCTGATTGCCAATATGGCTTAATTATATCCCAGGTATCTCTAAGAAACTCTTTGTTAAATTGCTTCATCAAAACAACCTCAATTTTCTAAAATTTACAGTTTTAATTAACATAGATTTTAAATATATCAGATTTTTGAAATTTTAAAAACAGTTTATACATTAGATTTTAGAATTTTAAATTTGTAATATTAAGAATTTCTTAGAGCTAATTAGCTACAACTGTATTTTTTCCCAGAGATTTTGCCCTATATACTGCATCGTCAAGCCTTTTAAAAAGATCTGAATAGTCCTCGCTAAACTTGCGGCTTGCAACGCCTATACTAACTGTGACACGCCCTACAGCAGGAAATTCATAAACCTCAATTGACTTTCTAATTTTCTCAGCAACCGTTAGTGCACTATTGATATTTGTCTCAGGAAGAATTAATATGAATTCTTCTCCACCCCATCTTGCAAAATAATCAGATTTTCTAATTTCACGCTTAACAATATTTGCAATCTCTTTTAGAACCACATCCCCTATGTTATGTCCAAATGTGTCGTTTACCATTTTAAAATTGTCAATATCGAAAAATATAAAAGAAAGCTCTTTTTTATACCTATCAGACTCAGAAATACTGTGCTCACAGATCTCTTGAAATTTCCTTCTGTTGTATATTCCAGTTAAAGGATCTTTCTCGGAAAGGTTCCTAAGGAATATTTCCTGTTCTTCCTTTATAAAAAAATAAAATTTTATAGTCAAATTTATATCTAATAGTATAACCTTTGCCAGAGAATGATTGAACTCTATAGCATGCTGTCTATCCAAAAATTGATTCACATACTTTTTAAGTGTGTAAAAATATTCTGAATATGCACCAATATAATAATCTTCTTTAACCCCCAACAAATAGTGAACCATACCTACTTTGATCTTCTCTTTTATGTAGTTTATGTCAAAATTTGCTTTCAACATATTAGTAAAATAAAATTTCTGCTTTAGCTTTAAATTTTCTATTAAATCTTTATCCTTGTTCAAAATATTGGCTATTTCAGGAAACTGCAACAGGTGATCATAAAACTGATCGAAAAATTCAACAGGTACATCTTTTATTATGTCTAAAGCATTTCTTAATGTGTCTAAATCTTTCTTTCGGATGTCAAAATAATTTAAAGCCCTTTTTAAATCTATTTCGTTATATTGAATTTTTTTATAAATATCTTCTAAATTAAATTCCATAAAAATAGAATTTAGTCATCATTGGAATTAGAACTGCTACGAACTTTTTGTAAATAGCTATAAACCGTAAACTTAGATAGTCCAAGAATAGATGCCACATATTCAACTGAACCCTTTATGAGAAATGCTCCCTTTTCATCAAGATAAGAAACAAATTTTATTTTCTCTTCAGGTGAAAAACTAGATGGCTGCTTTCCAAAAAACAAAATTGCTTCTTGTGTAAGCGTTTCAATCGTTTCATTTAAATTCTTTGCAAATGTTTCGTTCTTATCATATTCAGAACCCTTCTCTAAAAGATCCTTAAAGACATTATAGGTACCTATAAATTCAGTCACATCAAAATTTACACAAAAAGCTCCAATAATTTTGCCTTTTTTGTCCCTTATAAAGCTTGTAGTGGATCTTAATATTCTTCCATCTTTCGTAACGCTTTTATACCCTACCATATCCTTTGCTTTATCCTTGCTTTTCTTTAATACCTTCAATACAAGGTCAGTTATAGGAGCCCCAGTCTGCCTGTGAGTTATATCTCCTGCTATATGTATAAGAGATCTTTCAGGGGTCCTAAGATCGTGAACAGCTACTTCGCAATTCTTCCCAAACATCTCGCAGATAGAATCAGCTATATTTATTAAGTTATCAAAAATTACTTTTCTCTCATCAATAGACATCGAACCTCCAATTTTTTTAAAGACTTTAAAATATTATATTTCAAAATTTACCAAGATTACAAATTTTTAAACTTGATTAGTATCTTTTTTCATCATTATATCTAGTATTGTGTTGTCAGTGTCTTTCATTCCTTCAGCAGAAATTCTACCGAGATTTTTTATAGAATCTTGAGCACTTTCTGCCAAAATTCCGTTATCAGAAGGTATCACAATGCCGTTTAATGCCATATTTGAAGCTTCAATAGCAGACAACGAAGAAAGATATAACTTATAGGCACACCCAATTTTAGCACCATCACATATCATTCCTGACAAGCCTGATATAACATTTTTTATTGAGTACTCAACCTTTTTATTATTTTTCTCTCTTAGAAAAGTAAGTCCTGCACTACATCCCACACCAGCAGCTATCCCGCAGCCACATAAGGGAGAAAGAACGCCTGTATAAGATTTTACATAAGAAGTAAGTAAATGACTTAGTGTCACAGCCCTGATAACTTCCTCTTTATTAAATCCACTTTTTTCTCCAATGATTGCTATAGGTATTATTGCCACCAGGCCATGGTTTCCTGAACCAGCGCTACTCATAACAGGTAGAGGATATCCAGACATTCTTGCTTCTGATGCCGATACAGTCAAAGCAACAGCCAAAGATTCAACATTATCAGCTTTCGATCTTACGAATTTTCCTATACCAACTCCTACATCCTCTTGAAGCCCGGAGTATGCAATTTTCTTATTCATCTCTATCCCGTCATTTATAAATTCAATTTTTTCTATTTCAACATCCTTTGCAAAGTCTAATAATTCAGATATAGAAAAACCTTTTATCTTTTTAAAATCACTGTTTTCAGAAGAACTTTCATAGTCAGGTAAAGTTGACCTAATAATAATATTATCCTTGCTTTCAAAAACAATATTGTCATGATTATTTCTTATAACCACTGTTGATTTATGTAATTTTCCTTGAGCTTCAACCTTCACATATAATCCTTCAATTGTCTTATTAAGTTCCAAATTAACAAAACCATTTTTTAAAAGTTCTTTGGCTTTATTTATATCTAAATCGCTAACATCTTTTAAAGCCTCTAAACCATATTGAGATTTGCCGCAAACCAAAGATAAAGCAGCAGCAAATGATATGCCCTTTTCTTTAGTACCAGGAATAGCTACAAACATACCATTTTTTAAAATGTTTTTGTCTACAGATATAGTTAATTTAGAAATATCTTCATCAAGTATCTCTTTTGCCCTCGACACAGCATATGCCACTGCCCCAGGCTCTGTACACCCCAATGCAGGTTTAACAGAATCTTTTAAAATCTGTAAAATAATGTCTGTTTTGTTCATTACAACCTCTCAATATATTTTTTAAAAATTTCTTTACTAATGTTTTAAAAATAGCCCCTCCCCCCTAAAAAGCTCTACAAAATATAAATATAACCCAAAAACCTAATAATATCCAATCGTTCAGAGAATTAAGCTACATTCTTACAAAAGCTCTTCTAATTTATCATATAATAACAAAACAGGGTGCAAGTTGTTAGCAGAAAGTTTTGATGTGGTATTCAGTCTTTCATTATAATCTTCAAATATTTGCTTCTTTGCAGCAACAAAAGCATCCACGTTTCCATTAAAATCGCTAAGTATCTTTATTGTTAATTTCACAATAAAGAAAACATATTTCTTAATCATGGAAAATTGTGCAAATCTATCCCATTCGTTTACTACTCTGATGGAATTAATATAATCAATTGTTTTTTGAATGCCAAATTTTTCACTTATCTTTTCAATTGTTTCTATTGTAAGTATGAAGTTTTTATCTGTTTTTCTTGTTATATAATAAGCCAAAATAAAGTCATCAATAAAATAGTTATATGCGATTTTTTCTGAAAGTTCCTTAGAAAAGTACCTAGATAATTCTTTCACTTTGCTTTCAAATTTTGATTTAAATATTCCATCCTTTATTGTGTTTTCTTTATAATACTCTAAATAATTTAACATCTCTTGTTTGTACACGTACTCTATTATTGAATCGCCAAATAGATATATTTGATTTGTAGCAAAGCGCTCTATTGCGTAAAAAATATCAATTATT
Above is a genomic segment from Thermodesulfobium narugense DSM 14796 containing:
- a CDS encoding MFS transporter, giving the protein MGENNLKLEEKNSKSSIAARLERLPMGSFHWNFLWMITAGEWFDTLILLGLGILVALIGIGFGYPSGKGPIILISYAFFGMLFGAIILGRLADIFGRRTMYFFNLLIFGIPLIVAAFLNDLNIILILIFIAGMGIGAEGVLMDTFISEVMPRKTRGKRLALAYTVVVTSAPIGALLATILEKNMPHDAWRVFLLFAGVGALVVWIARFKMIESPRWLVSKGKYTEADKILTKIENDIMKEKNLDSLPEPEIRAEAKEEKSRYSDLFKPGVVEKTIMMFIFMFFQSALFYGFTALVPLFLGSRGINLNQIFAFTFVVYSGFLIGSIFNIFVIDKIERKYGLIISIIAVGIFGVMFAFSGNIYLALFMGFLTTFSLWNMSNFYHQYNAEIFPTHIRASATGTSYALSRLSSAILPTFIGTVIYKEYGIGGAFLVLWFFIIILVLDLYFLGPKSTGRKLEEIK
- a CDS encoding ABC transporter ATP-binding protein/permease, producing MKQFNKEFLRDTWDIIKPYWQSEEKKIAWLLLIIIIFLNLFLVFINVLINLWYNEFYNALQELNAQAFWVAIIQFCILAFFYIVAAVYSLYLNQMLQIKWRKWLTDKFLKKWLDKKIYYHLQVFNNSTDNPDQRISEDLNLFVSQTLNLSLGLLNSVVTLASFVGILWAISGPLSFGIFGYEVVVPGYMVWAAIFYAIFGTWITAVIGKPLIDLNFKQQMYEANFRFSMVRIRENSESVALYGGEKREHKHLMTNFFDVFENYWKIMVRQKMLGWFTSGYNQIAIIFPILVASPRFFAREIQLGALMQIAQAFGQVQSSLSYIVNSYPSLANWHAVADRLRTFEHNISFIEELQQKNNRILIKESENLRVENLSILLPDNKTPLINQLNLSLNRSERLLIVGSSGIGKSTLIRTLAGLWPFGEGKIFLPPKDKLLFLPQKPYLPIGSLRDVLIYPNGDPDVSDDKIKDLLISLNLKHLINHISEVNMWSQILSLGEQQYLAFGRIFLQKPEWVFMDEATSALDEKSERMLYDKLKNELSNSAVISVGHRSSLLSYHEKKLIILGAGKWSLERISYINSEKSFIS
- a CDS encoding L-cysteine desulfidase family protein, encoding MNKTDIILQILKDSVKPALGCTEPGAVAYAVSRAKEILDEDISKLTISVDKNILKNGMFVAIPGTKEKGISFAAALSLVCGKSQYGLEALKDVSDLDINKAKELLKNGFVNLELNKTIEGLYVKVEAQGKLHKSTVVIRNNHDNIVFESKDNIIIRSTLPDYESSSENSDFKKIKGFSISELLDFAKDVEIEKIEFINDGIEMNKKIAYSGLQEDVGVGIGKFVRSKADNVESLAVALTVSASEARMSGYPLPVMSSAGSGNHGLVAIIPIAIIGEKSGFNKEEVIRAVTLSHLLTSYVKSYTGVLSPLCGCGIAAGVGCSAGLTFLREKNNKKVEYSIKNVISGLSGMICDGAKIGCAYKLYLSSLSAIEASNMALNGIVIPSDNGILAESAQDSIKNLGRISAEGMKDTDNTILDIMMKKDTNQV
- a CDS encoding diguanylate cyclase, giving the protein MEFNLEDIYKKIQYNEIDLKRALNYFDIRKKDLDTLRNALDIIKDVPVEFFDQFYDHLLQFPEIANILNKDKDLIENLKLKQKFYFTNMLKANFDINYIKEKIKVGMVHYLLGVKEDYYIGAYSEYFYTLKKYVNQFLDRQHAIEFNHSLAKVILLDINLTIKFYFFIKEEQEIFLRNLSEKDPLTGIYNRRKFQEICEHSISESDRYKKELSFIFFDIDNFKMVNDTFGHNIGDVVLKEIANIVKREIRKSDYFARWGGEEFILILPETNINSALTVAEKIRKSIEVYEFPAVGRVTVSIGVASRKFSEDYSDLFKRLDDAVYRAKSLGKNTVVAN
- a CDS encoding helix-turn-helix transcriptional regulator; the encoded protein is MSIDERKVIFDNLINIADSICEMFGKNCEVAVHDLRTPERSLIHIAGDITHRQTGAPITDLVLKVLKKSKDKAKDMVGYKSVTKDGRILRSTTSFIRDKKGKIIGAFCVNFDVTEFIGTYNVFKDLLEKGSEYDKNETFAKNLNETIETLTQEAILFFGKQPSSFSPEEKIKFVSYLDEKGAFLIKGSVEYVASILGLSKFTVYSYLQKVRSSSNSNDD
- the tcuB gene encoding tricarballylate utilization 4Fe-4S protein TcuB gives rise to the protein MFDKNFEDARFSLNICNACRYCENICPVFKAIELRRTFSDNDIIYLANLCHDCRGCYYACQFAPPHTFDINIPKIFGTLRLETYKKHKSSSFLREIIEKPHFFSIAIFIVSFLFYTISSIIYTKKLRLIGLVEQNASFYSILPENFLIITMLIPFVISLTIYIKNFIDYCDYIGIKKGDFLKLFIHIRSLKSVILLEFLDGGGFGCNYPNEEYSLSRRIYHQFVLFGFKIMFISTLIAAFMSHILNTSPPYTFTSLPVVFGTIGGALLLLGLTGLLYLRTKMDRIPYNENTNAMDINFITILFLSVLTGFLVLLFRSTIFMPILLIIHLSIVITFFIMLPFSKLQHAVFRYVSIYKYFSEMNK
- the tcuA gene encoding FAD-dependent tricarballylate dehydrogenase TcuA, coding for MDFDVIVVGGGNAGLCAAMSAKENGAKVLLLERSPIFYRGGNSRHTRDIRYAHDKPNRYTLGSYTAENFYNDLLDVTKGETNKELARFFVEKSQDIILWMQNHGCKFQPTIKGALHLSNSVAFFSGGGKSLVNNYYQYCKKIGVKIIYNAFVVDLKFKNEKFYSVVVNYKHSLHEITAKSVVLACGGFQSNMEQLKKIWGDKAKNIIIRGTPYDEGNIFKVLIENDAMPIGDPKNAHMLALDARAPKFDGGIVTRLDCIPFGIVVNKNSERFYDEGEDIWPKRYAIWGHILINQPDQIGYAIFDSKVLNLFMPSAFPAFSAHSLEELSRKLGLNSYKLIETIANYNNHLSLGKFDPSILDDCKTINLEPPKSHWALPIDNPPFYAYPLKPGITFTYFSVKVNKNAQVLKTNGEPFENVFAAGEIMSGNILSKGYMAGTGLTIGTVFGITAGREAANVR